A single genomic interval of Juglans regia cultivar Chandler chromosome 1, Walnut 2.0, whole genome shotgun sequence harbors:
- the LOC109006342 gene encoding uncharacterized protein LOC109006342 — MASTSYWPLLSRIVYLLNLAYHVANASDKYISAIGDPGMKNPNVRVALEAWNFCNEVGMEAPHMGSPRLADCADLYCPLIMDSLGRTTKCEVHHKVNESDNSLGTGDKFPIKGFEPYMDPNLFAMEKELYLGSLCEVQDSSDPWHFWMIMLKNGNFDKNTTLCPENGKNVSKIITGRNFPCFGEGCMNQPLVYHNYSRLVSSGDQIESLLGGFYGTYDLDADLGEGIGKNSYFSITWQKNLSSGSWIFSQILTTSSKYPWLMLYLRADATEGFNGGYHYGSRGIIRKRLESPNFKVKLTLDVKRGGGPNSQFYLLDIGSCWKNNGDPCDGDVLTDVTRYSEMIINPATTSWCRPDNLVSCPPYHVNPTGERIHRNETSRFPYSAYHLYCSPGNANYLEEPYDICDPYSNPQAQELVQILPHPEWAVHGYPLKKGDGWVGDSRTWVLDVGALSSRLYFYQDPGTKPARRVWSSINVGTEIYVSRSGPGVTAEWTVSDFDVLVPEDVTSTSVSFY, encoded by the exons ATGGCTTCTACTTCCTACTGGCCACTTCTTTCTCGAATAGTATATCTTTTGAATTTGGCTTATCATGTGGCCAACGCCTCAGATAAGTATATATCAGCAATTGGAGACCCAGGAATGAAGAACCCAAATGTGAGAGTTGCACTGGAAGCATGGAACTTTTGCAATGAGGTTGGGATGGAAGCCCCACACATGGGAAGCCCCAGGTTGGCGGATTGTGCCGACTTGTACTGCCCGTTGATCATGG ATTCCTTGGGCCGCACCACAAAATGCGAAGTACATCACAAAGTGAATGAATCAGACAACAGCTTGGGGACTGGTGATAAGTTTCCTATAAAAGGATTTGAGCCATACATGGACCCTAACCTGTTTGCTATGGAAAAGGAACTGTATCTCGGCTCTCTTTGCGAGGTGCAGGATTCCTCAGATCCGTGGCACTTCTGGATGATTATGCTCAAGAATGGAAACTTTGATAAGAACACCACCCTTTGTCCTGAGAATGGCAAGAATGTCAGTAAAATCATAACTGGCAGAAATTTTCCATGTTTTGGTGAAGGATGTATGAATCAGCCACTTGTATACCATAACTACTCAAGATTGGTTTCTTCTGGGGACCAAATAGAGTCTTTACTAGGAGGATTTTATGGAACGTATGACCTTGATGCTGATCTGGGTGAAGGTATAGGGAAGAACTCCTACTTCTCCATCACATGGCAGAAGAATTTGAGCTCCGGAAGTTGGATTTTCTCGCAGATATTAACAACATCTTCAAAGTATCCTTGGCTTATGTTGTATCTACGTGCAGATGCAACTGAAGGATTTAATGGCGGTTATCACTATGGTAGTCGTGGAATCATTAGAAAG CGGCTAGAATCTCCAAACTTTAAGGTAAAGCTGACACTAGATGTTAAACGTGGTGGAGGGCCCAACAGTCAATTTTATCTCCTTGATATAGGAAGCTGCTGGAAGAACAATGGAGACCCTTGTGATGGTGATGTTCTGACAGATGTGACTAGATACAGCGAAATGATAATAAATCCAGCAACTACAAGCTGGTGCCGCCCAGATAACCTCGTCTCCTGCCCACCTTACCATGTTAATCCTACTGGTGAGAGGATACATAGAAATGAGACATCTCGGTTTCCGTATTCTGCTTATCATCTCTACTGCAGCCCAGGAAATGCCAACTATCTGGAGGAACCATATGATATCTGTGACCCATATAGCAACCCACAGGCACAGGAACTGGTGCAAATTCTTCCACATCCTGAATGGGCTGTGCATGGTTATCCCTTAAAGAAAGGAGATGGATGGGTTGGAGACTCAAGGACTTGGGTGCTTGATGTGGGTGCTCTCTCTAGTCGGTTATACTTCTACCAG GATCCAGGAACAAAACCGGCAAGGCGTGTATGGTCTTCAATTAATGTGGGCACAGAAATATATGTTAGCCGCTCAGGACCAGGGGTGACTGCAGAATGGACCGTCAGTGATTTTGATGTGTTGGTTCCGGAAGATGTTACTAGCACTTCTGTTAGCTTTTATTGA
- the LOC109006344 gene encoding 12-oxophytodienoate reductase 2-like: MADETPAIPLLTPYKMGKFSLSHRVVLAPLTRSRSFGNVPQPHAILYYSQRTSKGGLLIAEATGVSNTAQGYPETPGIWTKEQVEAWKPIVDAVHAKGGIFFCQIWHVGRLSNRDFQPNGQAPISSTDKPFNPQLQSSAIDVAHLTPSRRLGTDEIPQIVDDFRLAAKNAIEAGFDGVEIHGAHGYLIDQFTKDHVNDRTDQYGGSLENRFRFALEIVEAVANEIGADKVGIKLDPFGDYMESGDSNPEALGLYMAESLNKYGILYCHMVEPRINPALEKRETPHSLLPMRKAFRGTFLVVGGYDREEGNNAIAENRADLVVYGRLFLANPDLPRRFKLNAPLNKYNRDTFYTPDPVVGYTDYPFLEDTS, translated from the exons ATGGCTGATGAAACCCCCGCCATTCCTCTTCTTACTCCTTACAAGATGGGGAAGTTCAGTCTATCCCATAG AGTAGTTTTGGCACCATTGACCAGAAGCAGATCTTTTGGCAATGTTCCTCAGCCACATGCTATCTTGTACTATTCTCAGAGAACCTCCAAAGGGGGCCTTCTAATTGCTGAAGCTACTGGAGTTTCCAACACTGCTCAGGG gtACCCAGAAACACCTGGTATATGGACGAAAGAGCAAGTTGAAGCATGGAAACCCATCGTTGATGCTGTTCATGCCAAAGGTGGAATCTTCTTTTGTCAAATTTGGCACGTGGGGAGGCTTTCAAATCGAG ATTTTCAGCCAAATGGACAAGCTCCAATTTCTTCTACTGACAAGCCTTTTAATCCACAACTTCAATCGAGTGCAATTGATGTTGCACATTTGACTCCCTCAAGGCGGCTAGGGACTGATGAGATTCCTcaaattgttgatgattttaggCTTGCCGCAAAGAATGCTATTGAAGCTG GTTTTGACGGAGTCGAGATCCATGGGGCTCATGGTTACCTAATTGACCAGTTCACGAAAGATCATGTGAATGATCGAACCGACCAATATGGCGGATCCCTTGAAAATCGTTTTCGATTTGCTTTGGAAATAGTGGAAGCTGTTGCCAATGAGATAGGAGCAGATAAGGTTGGAATAAAGTTAGATCCTTTTGGAGACTATATGGAATCTGGAGACTCAAATCCAGAAGCATTGGGTCTTTACATGGCTGAATCCCTAAACAAATATGGAATTCTTTATTGTCACATGGTTGAGCCAAGAATTAACCCGGCTTTAGAAAAACGTGAAACTCCCCATAGTCTTCTTCCAATGAGAAAGGCTTTTAGGGGCACTTTTCTTGTCGTTGGGGGTTATGACAGGGAAGAAGGGAATAATGCGATTGCTGAAAACCGTGCAGATCTTGTTGTCTATGGTCGTCTGTTTTTGGCCAATCCAGATTTGCCTCGGAGATTTAAGCTTAATGCTCCTCTCAACAAGTACAACAGAGATACATTCTATACCCCAGATCCGGTTGTTGGTTATACTGATTATCCATTTCTTGAAGACACTTCCTAG
- the LOC109006228 gene encoding agamous-like MADS-box protein AGL12, producing the protein MARGKVQLKRIENPVHRQVTFCKRRAGLLKKAKELSVLCDAEIGVIIFSSHGKLYELATKGTMQGITERYMKSTGEVQPEPAIEAQPCLDAKEEINMLKQEIDILQKGLRYMFGGGGATMTLDELDVLEKHLEVWICNIRSTKMNIMFQEIQLLRNKEGMLKAANKYLQDKIEDHQNSSTTAITDFAPINTTNFPYPLTIMQNEILKF; encoded by the exons ATGGCTCGTGGAAAGGTTCAGCTGAAGCGGATCGAGAATCCAGTGCACAGGCAGGTTACCTTCTGCAAGCGCCGAGCAGGACTTCTTAAGAAGGCCAAGGAGCTTTCTGTGCTGTGTGATGCTGAAATTGGAGTTATCATTTTCTCCTCCCATGGAAAGCTCTATGAGCTGGCCACCAAAGG AACCATGCAAGGGATTACTGAGAGGTACATGAAGTCTACAGGAGAGGTTCAGCCTGAACCAGCCATTGAAGCACAACCCTGCCTG GATGCAAAAGAGGAAATTAACATGCTGAAACAAGAGATCGACATACTCCAAAAAGGTCTCAg GTATATGTTTGGAGGTGGAGGTGCGACAATGACGTTGGATGAGTTAGATGTGCTTGAAAAGCACCTTGAGGTTTGGATTTGTAACATACGTTCAACAAAG ATGAACATTATGTTTCAAGAGATTCAACTTTTGAGGAataag GAAGGAATGCTGAAAGCTGCAAATAAGTATCTCCAAGATAAG ATAGAAGATCATCAGaacagtagtactactgcaaTCACTGACTTCGCACCAATTAATACCACTAATTTCCCATACCCACTAACCATAATGCAGAATGAGATATTGAAATTCTAG